From the genome of Nicotiana tabacum cultivar K326 chromosome 2, ASM71507v2, whole genome shotgun sequence:
CTTGAGGTTTCATGCCCAAGGAAAGGAGATAACAGATGCTGACATCTTAAATTGGGCAAACAGTAAAGTGAAGAGTGCAGGCAGAAAATCACAAATGGAAAGCTTCAAGGTGATGAAGAAAGCATCAATTACTAATATATCTGTTTCTAATTTCACGACGTCTGagttttctgttttgttttgttagGACAAAAGTCTATCAAATGGGATGTTCTTCCTAGAACTTCTTAGTGCAGTGGAGCCAAGGGTCGTGAATTGGAGCGTTGTAACTAAGGGAGAAACAGGTACACACTTGAAAGATTCAGAAATAGAAGATTCAGTATATCCTCACCTTGTTCCCCAGTGAAAAGATCATGGCAATTGGAAAACTTGGAAGAatatattttcttctctttttggctGTGATTAAATGATCTGAACAACCTTTTTCTTTGGGCTTCATAAAAATGCTGATGATTCTTGATTGCAATTGCAGACGAAGATAAGAAGCTTAATGCAACTTATATAATCAGTGTTGCGCGGAAACTTGGATGCTCCATCTTTTTATTGCCAGAGGATATAATTGAGGTACCATATGATATAACGAACTGCTTTCTTGTACCTGCAATTTTCATATAGACTAGATGCTCATTATCTGGTTAAAGGCTTCATTTTGTTGCAATTAAGTGCTTCCATTACAGATGTCAGGGGTTTAATTATGCTGCTATGCTATAATGTAATAGAGCAGTGGTTATACATTCAAACATGCCATATCGTGCAGACAAGTTATATTGAATGCTACAACTCAGATTCATTCAGAATAACTCTTCCAATGAATCGCATGAAAATCAATTTAGACAGACCTATGAGATTAGTGATAaataatttggatttttatttagCATTACATATCAAGAATGAGATGTTTGCAATTCTACTAACACTTTAGGGCCTTATTGATACAACTAAAACCCGAACATTAAAGTTCGAACATTCTTTTTTAGCGCCAAAAAAGGAAATTGCTATAAAGCAAAGTGGCATTTTGTAGAAGCTACGATTTCTACCAAAATGCCACTTTTCTTGCTATGAAATCATAGCTTCCACGCAATAATATGGTGTTTGCATCTTAgcaattttcttcatttcttgTCTATGAAATCTTAGCTTTCAAAGAATGGTATGGTGTTTGCATCTCATGTCTGCCAAAGATTCAACAGACAGCCTTTTGTGCTGAAGAACAACATACatatttttatcttcttttccttgACATGTTATTGACTTTGGCAAACAGGTAAACCAGAAGATGATCCTTACTCTCACAGCAAGCATCATGTTTTGGAGCTTGCAACACAAAGGTGGAACGCCAGAGACCATCCTTGAAGAAGACAGTGCTGCTTCCGATGAATCTCCAGCAGCAGCCGCTGATGGTGAGAATGCTTCTTCCTAAGTCAGAAATGGAGCAGCAACAAGACAGATAGAATTTCATGAAAATAAATAGATAACATCGTTCATATTGTCACTCATGGGTGGGAATGCTTCTTCTGATTTGGTCCTCAGCCTTTGTTTTCAAGAGGACAAATCTCATATAGTTGGTCAATATGTCTTGTCAATTACCTATATAATTTGTTTAGTCGCTACTATTTATCACCACAAAGTGGTTAGGGtggtaaaagggaagaaaaaagcaactgtatatttttttttcagaatCTTTAGGCTCCCTGGATTTAACAGAATACCAGGGATTTCAAATAGACAGCTATTGTGTTTCCTTAATGAAACTGATATGAGATGTGAATGTCAGTCTCACCGTCTGAGATTTTTAAAAgggatctttacataaatagccggCCGGATTTACTATTCTTTTTCTAACatgtatacatagattatactcTAATTATACGGTTATACATATATTATTCATCCGCCGACTATTTTAGTTTAAACAATTGAATGAGTGGCtattaggttaattcttcttttttGAAAGCCAGTTTCAATGGATTTCAGATCCTTTTACTTCAGGCATAATTAAAGTCCTTCAAATATTTGTTCTATCACTAAGAACAACATTATGGGTCCGGAATTCCGTTTCTGggtaaaatatgaaaaaatattaaagaacacAGTTTCAAGACTCAAGCAATTATCCTACTGTTTATTTATGTAGATTGGTCCTCTGGTCAAGTACAATTCCATGGATCAGGTCGTtaaaaggaattaaaagaataagaaaaaagacATTGTTCCAATCGCTAACAGGGGAAGAACTTCACATATAAGATCACTTTTATTTCCTGCTGTAAAATCTTCCTTTGCTACATTAACAAACGGCACATCTATAAgattcaaaaaatagaaaaaataaaattcataCGAGTTCTTGTTCATTTGGTACAACTACTGAAAATGACACGACATTACTTGCGTTACAATCAAGTCCATCAGCTTTTTCTTGTTCTGCAATATGCATGAGCATCTCAAGGCGCTTGTCAAAAAGTAATGCGCTCTCGTCTCTCTCATCAAGTTCAGCAGCTTCAGCTTCGAGCCATTTCTCTCGCAGATCATCCAACACATTTCCTTCAGCTGTGTTCATCTCAGCTCCAGGAGCACTCGGGGCAGTAGTACGGAGTGAGGAATCACCAGATGGTGGTGGGAGGGTCAAAAGCATTGCCCTAAACTCTTGAGTATCCGCAAATGTCTCAAAATTACATGCCATTGTGTCTAGACAATACTCCCGAATCTTAAAAACACCATACCTAAAAGTAAAAAACATAAGAACTTAGACTAATTAAGCAAAATTATACAGCGGAAATAGCCGCGAGACACGGTCTTAGATTGGAGCATTCTCTTTTAGATCTCCTATAATTCATCTAATATTTACAGACTGGAGAAACAGCACCCTAGCTACTTTCTCTTATATGACAGGCTTGGATACTGAGCCTTTTCCAAGATGCCACGCCAAATGACACAGGAATAAATTTCCTTTTGTTAACCAAGTCCACGATAGGCTTGGATCAAATTGATCATATGACATGTCACCATCACGCAAAAGCTTCCTAAATGTATTTCATACATCTCCTGCTGATTCAAGATCATCTCATATCTCCATATCGGGAGAGAACTTTCAAAAGACCACACTGGAAAAATGCCTATGAGTGTGATACATTAAGCAGAACCAGAACCAACATGCTAGTGCTCAGAAGCTAATGACGTTGgagagtttttattttattttgagttaATACCCTAAAATCTCCCTAAACTATCAAGTTTTTGTCAGTTTCCTACTTAAACTATTCGGTGTCCCCAAAACCCCCCTAAACTATATTGCCCTTCATATTAAAAACCCCTCATTGCATTCTTCGAGGTGCGTCTAGTACACGCTCCTAATTGTCTAAAAAACGTGCTATGTAGCACTACACGTGGCTATTTAACTCAGCCTAAAACCCGCCTAAACTATCATCTTTTGGTCAGTTACCTATTTAAACTATCTGGTGTCCCCAAGATctccttgaactatattcccctaTATATTAAAACCCCATGTTGGACTTTTAATGGTACGTTTGTCTAACTATATTAACTTATGGTTTGTACAAAGTTTTTAGATAGTTTACTCATGATGTATTACTCTCGAATGATTGATTAATTCTAGGAGTTTTGACCAAAATACTATCTAATGTACTGTGTTAATTTTAGGTTTAATTGTGATTGTGCTTTATGCTAGACTCCAATTAATAAGTCCTTATTTATATTCACTTTGTAGCacagttaaaatataaataaagtcaTATAGTGTTGTATTTCTTAAAAGTCATCTTATATTACATAAAAAAGattacacaaaataaaattttgcaAATAAAAAATCAATTGCCCAGCAATTACATTCTCTAATTCCAGATTAGATAAAGAAGGTTCAAGAGATTTAACTTTATTTTTTACAAGGTGCTGaatttaataagaaaatttaAATTGGTATTCTTTCAACAATATGTGTAAGACATGAAAGAAgactaaaacaaaaaagaaaaaaaataatttcaaaggAAACAAGAGAGGGAGAAATTTTTTAAGAGGAAATCCATACGGAGAACTGAAGAAAAAAGGTTAAAAAATGAAGAAGgtgaaaaacaaagaagaaaggtgaaaaaataaggaacaacaacaacaacaacaacaacaaccacccagtataatcccactagtggggtttgaggagggtagtgtgtacgcagaccttacccctaccatgaggtagagaggctgtttccaattgaccctcggcatccttccctccaagaacttcccaccatGCTCTTGGGGTGAAAAAATAAGGAAgaatggtgaaaaatgaggaagaaagatggatatAACTGAAatacggagaatatttattaaaaaaataaatttgaaagagGGTTAGACTAATTAACCATTATTTTCTGTTAGGTGGGCCATTTGGATGTCTTTTTTTCAGCTACCACGCGCTCCCAAGCGAGTATCTACACATGTTATGCCAGGTCAGCGACGAGGGGGTTTTAATACGAGCGGCAATATAGTTCGGGGGTTTGGGGACACCGAATAGTTTAAGTAGGAAACTGACAAAAATGTGATAGTTTAAGGGGGTTTTAGGATATTAACTCTTTTATTTTTAATGTTTCTTGATAAGAATGTTGGAGAGTTTATTTCTCCAGGATTAAGTCACAACTGATTCTGATTTTTACGAGGtagctttttttcttttccataaACCAAATGTTAGGAGCTTGGGAGCAGTTACCATAATGTTATTCTCAGTTTTTAATGCATATTACACTAACTCTTGCTCTTCCAGCTAGACAGTATTAGATGATTAATGACAGGACTACAACACCAAATCAAACTTACATACAGGACTACAACACCAAATCAAACTTACATACAGGAATTTTAGCTGTCAGTTTAAACATCCAAAAAGGTTGATTAGAATATGGTGATAATCCACAACCAAAGAGATTAAAAAAATTCCTAAACAAGGAATATGACTGAAGAAGACAGATAGCACATACATGTCTGATAATACCAGCCAATGGCACAACTCAGCAGGAGGAACCATTTCCAAATGTGGCAGCAGTGCATCTGCTACGACACGTTTAAGTGGAAACAACAGGTACCTCGAAGCAGCATCAAACATCTCTTCAGCCTGATAAGATTACGTGCATCATAAATTAAACTATGTGAGCAATCAACGCAGTGGAGAAAGAGACAGAATTTCCTATTCCTTAGAAGGATAGCTATTCTACAATTAGAAATTCAAACAGCATACTTGATCAGGGTCAATGTCCTTTAATCCATCAGTATACCTGGTCAacaaaaatatgattttgttagCAAGAGGTTGAAGATGAAACAAGCGCAGCTGAAAGCCAAGTCATATGAGTCACATCAAAGCGAGTTTGTGAGTCATACAGGTTATCAGTGAAAGGTACAATCACATCAATGCTGTTGATGATGCATGCAACAGACACATACTGCAATACAGCAGAGTAACTCaagttcctttttctttttctattttttttttttttgggggggttgggggggttggggggggggggtataggCTAGTTTAAACAGTCTAGTTTTAAACgttcttattatttattttcttttcaaagaaaaaaaaaagaaatgagaaaACGATAACTTACATATACTCTATCATTTTCTCAAAAGCTCCAACGGTCAAATCATGTTCCTCAATGCATGGAAGTGCATTATCAGGTAAATGATCTCTCCCTTCCGGAAAATCCTTCATCCGTGACAACCTCGCTTTAAAATATTCAGACCTTGATGCTAAGACGACTTGATGGCAACGAAAGATCTTCTTATCAACTCTGACACAAACATCTGCCAGATCATCTTCATACTCACTCATCTGCATTGAACTGACAAGGCATACAAGACCATCAACATCAAGATTCAAGTTCTGTTCTCTGTTGGAATTCACAAGAGAAATTTGAAGGATTttatgcaaagcatttggaagaCGGTCCCCTTCTGGGAGAGAGATTCCCTGCAAGATGAACCGCTTTTGGGAGTTATCCACATCCCTTAGTGCTTTGTACTCTGCATATTTTTGATGAATCAATTCTTTCTCGAGGACTTTCTGTAGTGAATGGCATTTGCAAACTTTGCAAATTCTGACAAGATCTTCCATGTCATCTACTGCTATATCAAGTCTATCGGAATAAAAGAAGTGGACGAGGCTATAAAGAGCATGATAAGACAGTTTTTCCCTAGAGAACCGTATTTCCTTTCTATCCTTCCACTCAGTCTGAAATTTCTTTTTGAAGAAAGGCGACCGCGCAGTCAAGATTACTCTGTGAGCTTCAATAGGCCTACCATGCGCATAGAATACAACATCCGGAGGGAAGTGGCTGAGGCTGGATCCTCCATTTGCTAAATTACCTATTAATTATCCCAGACCACCATGTCATTTTTGAGTGCATGAAGACAATCTGGACAAAGAATCAGAGAGTGTGATATATGCATACAGCTAAAGAACCAAAGTAGAATATCCAGTGAATCCCAAATTTTTGATTAGCTCATGTAAGAAAAGAGTAAGCAAGATAAAAACACCATTACAAAAAGTCATGAGTTCCCTATCATTGGAAGATCTAATAAGTACAATCTATCCAGTTATACAATCACGGATAACGCAAGAGGCTTCACCAGGCCTATAGTGAGAGCAGAAGTCATTCACAAGCCAAGGTTGAGTGATCAAATTCTGTGTCTAAAGATTCAATACCAGAATAGAACAGTAATACAATGGAAAACTGAAGTACAGATGAAACACATGAAGAGATTTATGATTATTACACTATCATAGTGCAATAGCTAGTCAGGAAGTCATATTAGCagactgtgtatttatttttCACTTCTGGTAGCCTAGGTATTTCTTCCCACGTACTAAGATTCCCAAGTAGCAAGGATTCTGAATTCAAACCCAAATTCCTGTAAATAGTGGTTTCTCAGCCTTCTAAGtaaactttcttttaaaaaacaaTAATTAGCTTTCTACACCCAGTAATTCTGTGACGTAATTACAAGACAGAAGCAATTACAAGGAGGCTGCATTAAGAATGGTGTAATGAGCTCAAAAAGGTCAACCATGGCATCAATGTCATTTGCAATAGCCATGTTGAACCAAAAAAAGAGTGAAGATATGCATCTGTATTTAATACTAATTACAGATTCTGATTTACTCTAAAAATTCTTGCATTCCTTTCTTTCCATATAGTCCACCATATCACCGAAGGGATGGAGTTCCAAGTTTTCCTCTTTGCCTTGTTTCTACAGAGACTCTCTTATAAGTGGGTGAAGGAAATATTCGGGACAGTTCTTCCCATATTAGTATGTCTTGAAGTGCTCGAATATCATTGTTTAGAAATTAAAAGTCAACGGATATTAAAGACAAGCAGATTAAACTTCAATCCTACAATGGGTTCTAAAGTCCTTCACCTAAATGAGCTGGTCAGTTCCCATAAAAGCCCTGTACTCCATACTTCAATCTCAAAGTTAGACCATTTTCCCTTCCTCCAGTGGCGGATATTATCTCTAAGGCATTTCTACTTCTTGTacataagaaaagaaaatactgtGCCTCAAACTATTTGGGACTGATGCATATCAGTTGTTGTGGTAAAAAGAACACACTTTATCCAGTTTCTATAGCAGATCCTTTGTGCTACTTTATAAAATTACTTTACAttctcaacacacacacacacacacacacacatatggaTAACCAAAGATAATCAAATTCAGTACTATTTACAAAGAATAAGCAAGAATATAAAGCTCAATATGTCCACATACCCGAAATAGGGATTTGACCTTCAGATTGTTCCAAATAGTTCCTATTAGCCCAACAAGCCAAAAAGGTATCTCTTAAAGCAGCTTGCAAAGGGCCAAGCGGCGGAGGACGAGCTTCAAAGGCTTTAAGCAATTTCCTAACTTTAAGATTAAGGGCAGCGTAATGGCAACGGTCACCATCAAAAGTATGTTCAGAACAAATAGCACCACTCTCCAATAACATTCGGGCAGCGTCAAGGTGACCGGCAAGACAAGCATAATAAAGTGCCACTGAATCCCATTGGTCTCTCGCATTCACGTTCACACCTAACTCTAAAAGGTACTTTAGCCGGTCGACGTCACCGGCTCTTGACGCTTCGAAAACGTCGCCGTATGGGACTTTTTTTAACGGTAGACATGACTTGAAATCCTCAGGGTTTAAGTCTATGTCGTCGAGGTCAGACATAGTAGTGAAAGCGTGTGTAGACATGACTTTGAGGTTGTTATTGTATGAATTGGGATTTTCAATTTGAGGGGTTTGGTTTGGAATTGTTGGAGTGGAGGAAGAAAACGGGTAGTTACAAAGATTGAGGAATGAAGCTATGGCGTTGGAAAATGACGAAAGTTTGTAGCAGAAAGAAGTAAAGGATTGACAAGGAGAACATGGGAAAATGTAGAGTGGGGTCGGTTTATGGCTCTAAGCCTGTACCCTTCGTTAATTGtcgtatatttttatttttaacccGCGCCAAAAACTATTTACCTCTAATAGCCAAAAAACTATATTTTTGAATagcctccgttcacttttactccactattctaaaaatatattttcacttttacttgtccacttttgcatataaagagaaaaataatttattttttctgttttgcCCTTAGCATTAGTCACTCATTTCAAATCTATTAAGAGTATAcaccaattaatatgggtatcatggcaaactatgcactttatttattatttcttaaggggcgtaTAAAGTGAATagtgaacaagtaaaagtgaacggagggagtacaaaaaatatacaaattttatacatttttctgTTATTATTTTTTCAACGGCTATATAGTGCCATTTTTTCTTAATCGTTTTGCGTGGACCGGTCGACTTCTTCAGAAATTTTCATAAACCACTATTCTTTAGTGTCTATTAATTTCATATAGCTACCATATatataattacttcctatagctactgtttagttgttacggtagtgtattcacatgtattcgtgttgttgtattcatgaatacagcagcaaaaagtGCCTAAAATTAgtgcagtccagctgtacgcgcatgtgtTCACATATATTCgcgacatgtattcatgaatacaatagtaaaaagcgcctaaaattaAGGCAGTCcaactgtacgcgcatgtattcacggtgttgtattcatgaatacagcagtaaAAAACGCCTAAAATCACGGCAGTCTAGCTGTAtgcacatgtattcgcgccatgtattcatgaatacagcagcaaaaagtGCTTAAAATCAGGGGAACGcgtatgtattcacatgtattcgtgcttttgtattcatgaatacagctgtacgcgcatgtattcacatgtattcgcgccatgtattcatgaatacagtaacggcaatcccttaaaaataggtatgtccagctgtctaagagagagaaaaaacataaatagcgtatttcatgccttatttcatgcctcaatgatagtatataccataaaatacttattttgctataaaatataaaagatagctatagaaaataatattttaaaatgattttagtttataataaatagggtgtatacctttgttataggaggtaaaattttctttttcaaataatAGGGTGTTTTGCACAAATAGGATCATTCACTTAAAGTCTTGAGAAAATAGCCTCGGCTAAAATCGTAAAGCACGTTAGTTCGACTTGTGGGCTTCGATCTGTCATAGTGATTCAAAataatagcaaaaaaaaaaatattttttgtatatacatacattctgtatgttatatataaaaattatacaaattttatatatttttttggctacTGAATTAAATAGTTTCCAACACATGCTAAAAATGATAATACCCCATTACAGTATAGCCAGCATTTGCAaatagttaaaaaataaaaaataatcacaACTTAAGAcggcaaaatagttaaaataaacACATGAACTTCAATAAATTTTCCCAAAGTGCAAACTGCAAGTAAAACTTGAGAACAATATCCTGAAATTCGAAAGTTATACAAGTAATTCTGCTGCTAATGAAACTCTAGGACAAtgtctgaaaatttaaaacttatATAAATAAAACTTGAGGACAATTTTGTTTCATAATTGCTCTATTTCTCGTTCTTAACAAATATTAATAaatgaaaaatatgtaaatttgGAGTTGctcaatctctttttttttcattcgtTTCTTGTATGTGCAAAGAAGTAGAACAAGTGGAAAAACAAGTgacggagaagaagaagaagccaatGTCTGCCGCTTTTTTTTAAGTTgtgttatttttcaattactttgCTAAcactgaatatatatatatatatatatatatatatatatatatatatatatatatatatatcaaataatattaattaaacaaagaatataattcctta
Proteins encoded in this window:
- the LOC107771692 gene encoding BTB/POZ domain-containing protein At2g04740; this encodes MSTHAFTTMSDLDDIDLNPEDFKSCLPLKKVPYGDVFEASRAGDVDRLKYLLELGVNVNARDQWDSVALYYACLAGHLDAARMLLESGAICSEHTFDGDRCHYAALNLKVRKLLKAFEARPPPLGPLQAALRDTFLACWANRNYLEQSEGQIPISGNLANGGSSLSHFPPDVVFYAHGRPIEAHRVILTARSPFFKKKFQTEWKDRKEIRFSREKLSYHALYSLVHFFYSDRLDIAVDDMEDLVRICKVCKCHSLQKVLEKELIHQKYAEYKALRDVDNSQKRFILQGISLPEGDRLPNALHKILQISLVNSNREQNLNLDVDGLVCLVSSMQMSEYEDDLADVCVRVDKKIFRCHQVVLASRSEYFKARLSRMKDFPEGRDHLPDNALPCIEEHDLTVGAFEKMIEYMYTDGLKDIDPDQAEEMFDAASRYLLFPLKRVVADALLPHLEMVPPAELCHWLVLSDMYGVFKIREYCLDTMACNFETFADTQEFRAMLLTLPPPSGDSSLRTTAPSAPGAEMNTAEGNVLDDLREKWLEAEAAELDERDESALLFDKRLEMLMHIAEQEKADGLDCNASNVVSFSVVVPNEQELV